ACATGAAGTACGGCGGCGACAGGTACCGGCTCTGGGCGGTCAACAAGCGGGAGTACGTCCTCATGCGCGAGGCGGACAACGAGGACCGCGGTGTCACCGTCAAGGTCAAGGAATCCGGCATGGCCAAGTGGAAGCGCGTCGACGTGAGCGCGACGGGCCGCGCCCTCGGGTCCGACATCGCGCTCGCACTCGTCTTCTCCGGTGTCGACCGGTCCGTGCTCACCCGGCGGGGGGCCGTGCGCGCGGGCATCTCGCGGGTCTTCCACGTGGCGGTGGATTCGTCCATGGGGTGATCCCCGACCCGACCTGGCCCGACCCCCGAACCGACCGATGGAGCGAGTGAGCGTATGCCTTCCCATGACCTTTCCCGAGCCCGGTTCCGCCTGAGCGACGAGCACGTCTTCGTCCTCGTCCAGGTGGCGGCCGGGGAGCCCGTGCCCGGCGAGTTCCTCGGGGCACGCGAGGAACTGCGGGCGTGCGGACTGATCGGCGAGAACGGGCTGCTGGCCCACGTGCTCATCCCCCTGCTCGACACGCTGATGACGCCGACCGTGGTGATCTCGCTGGAATCGGTCGGCCGGCAGGGCCGCTTGAACCACGGGCTGCTCATCGGGGAGGACCACGTCATCGCCCATCAGGCCTGGCCGGGCGCGAGCGAGTCGGAGTACTCCTCCGTCGAGCCGAAGACCCTGGTGTGGGCGCTGGCGAACATGGTCAACCTGCGGCAGTCGGGTCCCGGAGGCGGGGCGGGGCCCGCCGCGTACCCGGCCGCGGCGATCGAGACCCGGCTCGGGACGCTCGACGCGGGGCTCGCCGCCCTGGCAGGGCTGTCCGGTGCCGAGGCCCCGGGCTCCGAGCGTGCGTACATCCGCAAGGCGCTGGCGCAGGACGGGACTCTCGGCGAGGCCCAGGCGGGGCTGCTCGCCGACCTGCTCGCCGAACTGCGGTCGAGCTGGCGGATGACCGCCGC
This genomic window from Streptomyces sp. NBC_01351 contains:
- a CDS encoding histidine kinase, producing MPSHDLSRARFRLSDEHVFVLVQVAAGEPVPGEFLGAREELRACGLIGENGLLAHVLIPLLDTLMTPTVVISLESVGRQGRLNHGLLIGEDHVIAHQAWPGASESEYSSVEPKTLVWALANMVNLRQSGPGGGAGPAAYPAAAIETRLGTLDAGLAALAGLSGAEAPGSERAYIRKALAQDGTLGEAQAGLLADLLAELRSSWRMTAAWRGREEGRDGVAGRGFAIWDCGPLGYWHRELPEEPVAAEAVRPDNTVRLVRVGAKRVWDLIADLLPEEGELRRA